A window from Pseudomonas kribbensis encodes these proteins:
- a CDS encoding transporter substrate-binding domain-containing protein translates to MMRPLRCILLMILLLASAVQASGAAQKLEIISRTRLEGAQVRLDAQDRQWLRSHPVLRIGASGPDYPPFELTRNRHELEGLTAEYADAIAQVLNVRIEVWCYPDRESAMAALKAGELDLLGTSNNYEVADPELMLSRAYAEDQPMWVTRLDDPLPDDLAGKRIAMVDDYLPASTIQKAYPQATLQRYRSILDALGAVAFGRDDLYLGDFISASYLININFHNDLQLAGPSGLDANPFAFALTRSNTRLKRLVDKALLAIPMEQRLAMELRWSAGRADMSGQARVSLSGSEQAWLDRHPSVRVGAIEDFAPLTFFDAEGKVQGLAAQLLSLISQRSGLKFEIVRGQSLDRQIEQLKAGELDLLPVVTPSSERELEMRFSRAYLNNPFVLVSGVSASGVRALDDMAGKRLAIYRGHPLRDFLLERVPQLRLVEVPSPAAGMEAIVSGQADATLSSLMVARYLISRQYRGRTRIVGTVGDQPARIALATAPDAVVLHSILNKALLSIAPKELDDLVERWGRDAVADDSYWQRHRREILLGFAGAFGLWLLALGWIGFQRWQIRQRQQWLLQLQEAKDAADDANRAKSTFLAVMSHEIRTPMNALLGMLELALKHADEGVTDRGAIQVASTAGQQLLALIGDILDIARIESGHLSLAPERVNLRESVLSVCRIFEGVARQKQLSWHVELDERSNVEVMLDALRFKQVLSNLLSNAIKFTDEGDVSLRLRVFTERDGLLEIGVVIEDSGRGISAEDQQRLFSPFVQVGSQPLPARSGSGLGLVISRSLCRMMGGDLWMTSEPGRGTQVMLRLELPVLELSGQEDVVTPTVMAARSLDVLVVDDHPVNRLLLCRQLSELGHRFVDIGSGEQALDLWRGQSFDALITDINLPGLNGYDLARAIREDEKAAGRAACLILGYTANAQLEEKQRCLAAGMDDCLFKPVLLRELSLALMTAEPDEMQVTGTEEQVLPGFDLSSLLQLAGADNPLIGQLREEVLSSLHSDLERLEESGREGDRAGLKDLAHHITGGAHVIGAERVVSACRILEQACGDGEPEAALKVAIELLRVAMHDLAQQLQA, encoded by the coding sequence ATGATGAGGCCGCTGCGATGCATTCTTCTGATGATCTTACTTTTGGCAAGCGCGGTGCAGGCCTCCGGGGCTGCGCAAAAACTGGAAATCATCTCTCGCACCCGACTGGAGGGCGCGCAGGTTCGCCTTGACGCGCAGGATCGTCAGTGGCTCCGGTCACACCCGGTACTGCGCATCGGCGCCTCCGGGCCGGACTATCCGCCCTTTGAGTTGACCCGCAACCGGCATGAACTCGAAGGCCTCACGGCCGAGTACGCCGACGCGATCGCACAAGTGCTGAATGTCCGGATCGAGGTCTGGTGCTACCCCGACCGCGAAAGCGCCATGGCTGCGCTCAAGGCCGGCGAACTGGACTTGCTGGGCACCTCGAACAACTATGAGGTTGCCGATCCCGAGCTGATGCTGTCTCGCGCCTATGCCGAAGATCAGCCGATGTGGGTGACCCGGCTCGACGATCCGTTGCCCGATGATTTGGCAGGCAAGCGCATCGCCATGGTGGATGACTACCTGCCGGCTTCGACCATCCAGAAGGCTTACCCGCAAGCCACCTTGCAGCGCTATCGCTCGATTCTCGATGCCCTCGGCGCCGTGGCATTCGGACGAGATGACCTGTACCTCGGCGACTTCATCAGTGCCAGCTATCTGATCAACATCAACTTCCATAACGACCTGCAACTGGCCGGCCCTTCGGGCCTCGACGCCAACCCGTTCGCCTTTGCCCTGACTCGCAGCAACACACGCTTGAAACGGCTGGTCGACAAGGCCTTGCTGGCCATTCCCATGGAGCAGCGCCTGGCCATGGAACTGCGCTGGAGTGCCGGGCGTGCGGACATGTCGGGACAAGCGCGGGTAAGTCTCAGCGGCAGTGAACAGGCGTGGCTCGACCGGCATCCGAGCGTGCGGGTCGGTGCGATTGAGGATTTCGCCCCGTTGACGTTCTTTGATGCCGAAGGAAAAGTGCAGGGGCTTGCGGCGCAGTTGTTGAGCCTGATCAGTCAGCGCAGCGGCCTGAAGTTCGAGATCGTACGGGGGCAGTCGCTGGACCGACAGATCGAACAATTGAAGGCCGGGGAACTTGATCTGCTGCCCGTGGTGACACCCAGCAGCGAGCGTGAACTCGAAATGCGTTTTTCCCGGGCCTATCTGAACAATCCGTTCGTGCTGGTCAGCGGTGTATCGGCGTCGGGCGTGAGAGCGCTGGACGACATGGCCGGCAAACGGCTGGCGATCTATCGCGGGCACCCGTTGCGCGATTTTCTGCTGGAGCGAGTACCGCAGCTCAGATTGGTTGAAGTACCAAGCCCGGCTGCCGGGATGGAAGCGATTGTCAGTGGGCAGGCCGATGCCACACTGAGCTCGTTGATGGTGGCGCGTTATCTGATCTCCCGTCAGTACCGGGGGCGTACCCGGATAGTCGGTACGGTGGGGGATCAGCCCGCCCGGATTGCATTGGCCACCGCACCGGATGCCGTGGTGTTGCATTCGATTCTGAACAAGGCACTGTTGAGCATCGCCCCCAAGGAACTCGACGATCTGGTCGAGCGCTGGGGCCGAGACGCGGTTGCCGATGACAGTTACTGGCAGCGCCATCGACGGGAGATCCTGCTTGGATTCGCCGGTGCGTTCGGGCTGTGGCTGTTGGCGTTGGGCTGGATCGGCTTTCAGCGCTGGCAGATTCGCCAGCGCCAGCAATGGCTGCTTCAACTGCAGGAAGCCAAGGACGCGGCGGATGACGCCAACCGGGCCAAGAGCACCTTTCTGGCAGTCATGAGTCACGAAATCCGTACGCCCATGAATGCCTTGCTGGGCATGCTCGAACTGGCGCTCAAGCATGCCGATGAAGGCGTGACCGACCGTGGGGCTATCCAGGTGGCGTCCACGGCGGGGCAGCAACTGTTGGCATTGATCGGCGATATTCTCGATATCGCTCGCATCGAATCCGGTCATCTGTCGCTGGCTCCCGAGCGCGTCAATCTGCGTGAGTCGGTGTTGTCGGTGTGTCGGATTTTCGAAGGAGTGGCGCGCCAGAAGCAGTTGTCGTGGCATGTCGAGCTGGATGAGCGCAGCAATGTCGAGGTGATGCTCGACGCCCTGCGTTTCAAGCAGGTGTTGTCGAATCTGCTGAGCAATGCGATCAAGTTTACCGATGAAGGCGACGTGAGCCTTCGATTGCGAGTGTTCACCGAGCGGGACGGGCTGCTGGAAATCGGCGTTGTCATTGAGGACAGCGGCCGGGGCATCAGCGCCGAAGATCAGCAACGCTTGTTCAGCCCGTTTGTGCAGGTCGGCAGTCAGCCGTTGCCGGCCCGCAGCGGTTCCGGTCTGGGACTGGTGATCAGCCGCAGCCTGTGCCGGATGATGGGCGGCGACTTGTGGATGACCAGCGAACCCGGACGAGGCACACAAGTCATGCTGCGCCTGGAACTGCCCGTGCTGGAGTTGTCCGGTCAGGAGGACGTTGTGACGCCGACAGTGATGGCAGCAAGGTCACTGGACGTACTGGTGGTGGACGACCATCCGGTGAATCGTCTGCTGCTGTGTCGGCAGTTGAGCGAGCTCGGGCATCGCTTTGTCGACATCGGGAGTGGTGAACAGGCGCTGGATCTGTGGCGCGGTCAATCTTTTGATGCGCTGATTACCGACATTAACTTGCCCGGGCTCAACGGTTATGACCTGGCGCGAGCGATTCGCGAAGATGAAAAGGCGGCGGGCAGGGCGGCTTGTCTGATTCTGGGGTATACCGCCAATGCACAGCTGGAGGAAAAGCAGCGATGTCTGGCAGCCGGAATGGATGATTGCCTGTTCAAACCGGTTCTGCTGCGGGAACTGAGCCTGGCGCTGATGACCGCGGAGCCCGACGAAATGCAGGTCACAGGAACTGAGGAGCAGGTATTGCCCGGTTTTGATCTGAGTTCGCTGTTGCAATTGGCGGGAGCGGACAACCCGCTCATCGGGCAGTTGCGTGAGGAGGTGCTGAGCAGTCTGCACAGCGATCTGGAGCGTCTGGAGGAATCAGGGCGGGAAGGTGATCGTGCAGGTCTGAAGGATCTGGCACATCACATTACAGGCGGAGCGCATGTGATCGGTGCCGAACGCGTGGTTTCGGCGTGCCGGATACTCGAACAGGCCTGCGGGGACGGTGAGCCCGAGGCCGCATTGAAAGTTGCAATCGAATTGCTGCGCGTGGCCATGCACGACCTCGCGCAGCAACTTCAGGCGTGA
- the dkgB gene encoding 2,5-didehydrogluconate reductase DkgB: MSVPAFGLGTFRLQGQVVIDSVSTALELGYRVIDTAQIYENEAEVGQAIAASGIPRDELFITSKIWIANFAGDRLIESLKESLQKLQTDYLDLTLIHWPSPEDQVPVEEFMGALLEAKRLGLTRQIGVSNFTIDLMKQAIAAVGAENIATNQIELHPYLQNRKVVEFAQSQGIQITSYMTLAYGEVLKDPLVVEIAQRLQATPAQVTLAWAMQSGYAVIPSSTKRANLQSNLGATALTLSDADMALIATLERGHRLTSPQGIAPQWD, encoded by the coding sequence ATGTCTGTTCCCGCTTTCGGTCTTGGTACGTTTCGCCTGCAAGGTCAGGTGGTCATCGATTCGGTGAGCACCGCCCTCGAGCTGGGCTACCGGGTCATCGACACCGCGCAAATCTACGAGAACGAAGCCGAGGTCGGCCAGGCCATCGCCGCCAGCGGCATCCCTCGCGACGAATTGTTCATCACCAGCAAGATCTGGATCGCCAACTTCGCCGGTGACCGTCTGATCGAGAGCCTCAAGGAGAGTCTGCAAAAGCTGCAGACCGACTACCTCGACCTGACGCTGATCCACTGGCCGTCGCCGGAGGATCAGGTGCCGGTGGAAGAATTCATGGGCGCCCTGCTGGAGGCCAAACGCTTGGGCTTGACCCGGCAGATCGGTGTGTCCAACTTCACCATCGACCTGATGAAACAAGCCATTGCAGCGGTTGGCGCAGAGAACATCGCCACCAACCAGATCGAGCTGCACCCGTACCTGCAAAACCGCAAGGTCGTGGAATTTGCCCAGAGCCAGGGTATCCAGATCACCTCGTACATGACCCTGGCCTATGGCGAAGTGCTGAAAGATCCACTGGTTGTCGAAATCGCCCAGCGCCTGCAAGCCACCCCGGCTCAGGTCACTCTGGCGTGGGCGATGCAATCGGGTTACGCGGTGATTCCATCGTCGACCAAGCGCGCCAACCTGCAAAGCAACCTCGGCGCCACCGCGCTGACGCTGAGCGACGCGGACATGGCGCTGATTGCGACTCTGGAGCGCGGCCATCGCCTGACCAGCCCCCAAGGCATCGCGCCGCAGTGGGACTGA
- a CDS encoding pirin family protein codes for MKNLIGIYTSPRGHWVGDGFPVRTLFSYDNLGKHISPFLLLDHAGPAHFTPTTERRGVGQHPHRGFETVTIVYDGEVEHRDSTGSGGKIGPGDVQWMTAASGILHEEFHSADFARTGGNLEMVQLWVNLPAKDKMAEPGYQTILDSDIPNVALPDGAGNLRLIAGEFDGQKGPSRTFTPIDVWDLRLNAGKLLTLELHEGRNTALVVLRGSVRINGEESAGVGQLALFEREGDRLTLEASEDAMVLLLSGEPIDEPIVGHGPFVMNTEQEIHQAFVDFQSGRFGRMPA; via the coding sequence ATGAAAAACCTCATCGGTATCTACACCAGCCCTCGCGGCCACTGGGTCGGCGATGGGTTTCCGGTTCGCACACTGTTTTCTTACGACAACCTGGGCAAGCACATCAGCCCGTTCCTGTTGCTCGATCACGCAGGTCCCGCGCATTTCACCCCGACCACTGAACGACGTGGCGTGGGGCAGCACCCGCATCGTGGTTTCGAAACCGTGACCATCGTTTATGACGGCGAAGTGGAGCACCGCGATTCCACCGGCAGCGGCGGCAAGATCGGCCCGGGTGACGTGCAATGGATGACCGCTGCTTCCGGAATCCTGCACGAGGAGTTTCACTCCGCAGATTTCGCCAGAACGGGTGGCAACCTGGAAATGGTGCAGCTGTGGGTCAACCTGCCGGCCAAAGACAAAATGGCTGAACCGGGTTACCAGACGATTCTCGACAGCGATATCCCGAACGTCGCCCTCCCGGACGGTGCCGGCAACCTGCGTCTGATCGCGGGTGAATTCGACGGCCAAAAGGGACCTTCCCGGACCTTCACGCCCATCGATGTCTGGGATCTGCGCCTCAATGCCGGCAAGTTGCTGACGCTGGAGCTGCACGAAGGCCGCAACACTGCGCTGGTGGTGCTGCGTGGCTCGGTCCGGATCAACGGCGAGGAGTCGGCGGGCGTAGGGCAATTGGCGTTGTTCGAGCGTGAGGGTGACCGCCTGACGCTTGAGGCCAGCGAGGACGCGATGGTGTTGCTGCTCAGTGGCGAACCGATCGATGAGCCGATCGTCGGTCACGGCCCGTTCGTGATGAATACCGAGCAGGAAATTCACCAGGCGTTCGTTGATTTCCAGTCTGGCCGGTTCGGACGGATGCCCGCGTAG